From the genome of Trueperaceae bacterium, one region includes:
- the fes gene encoding enterochelin esterase codes for MEDPLPRPASGITVPPKHQRPGPKLASSPTIAALGRALATGGDGALADFWRHVEAVGTPLVEPAPDSTDELLVTFVAREGDPAKDVVLLANRVTEPDAYSDSVLRRMPGTDLRHLTLRMRSDWRASYALGTPPDEPPAGALAFVERSLAAGSGTPRADLERWSGAQACARPDPLHRRAGAWQALVTDGSWVELPGVPATTVSATGAASDAAPKTASKRVPNGASVVEGGSGRVASGRLEETRFKSALLGNERSVWTYTSAAGQGDWLLVMTDGEDWARRALIDAVLDAPIAAGLLPPMTAVLIDSVDVPTRLRELACSPAFVDALDEELLPRLAAEGLAFAPERTIIAGASLGGLTAAYAALRAPHRFGNAYSQSGSLWWPTTRALGEEPAWLNRCFAWAERLPVKFRLEVGLHERGMLQHTRHLRDVLLAKGYDLGYLEFNGGHDRLWWVASLAEGLARLMGYSSSTS; via the coding sequence ATGGAAGACCCACTGCCGCGCCCGGCGTCTGGCATCACCGTCCCACCCAAACATCAGAGACCGGGCCCCAAGCTCGCCAGCAGCCCCACCATCGCTGCGCTCGGGCGCGCGCTCGCCACCGGCGGCGACGGCGCCCTCGCCGACTTCTGGCGCCACGTCGAGGCGGTCGGCACCCCGCTCGTCGAGCCGGCGCCGGACTCCACGGACGAGCTTCTCGTGACGTTCGTGGCGCGCGAGGGCGACCCGGCGAAGGACGTGGTGCTCCTGGCCAACCGCGTCACGGAGCCCGACGCCTACTCCGACAGCGTGCTCCGCCGCATGCCAGGCACCGACCTGCGCCACCTGACGCTGCGCATGCGCTCCGACTGGCGCGCGAGCTACGCCCTCGGCACGCCGCCGGACGAACCGCCCGCCGGCGCGCTCGCCTTCGTGGAGCGCTCGCTGGCAGCAGGCAGCGGCACGCCCCGCGCCGACCTCGAGCGCTGGTCCGGCGCCCAGGCGTGCGCCCGACCGGACCCGCTGCATAGACGCGCGGGCGCGTGGCAGGCGCTCGTGACCGACGGGTCGTGGGTCGAGCTGCCCGGCGTGCCGGCGACCACGGTGAGCGCCACCGGCGCCGCCTCGGACGCGGCCCCCAAGACCGCCTCCAAGCGCGTCCCGAACGGCGCCTCCGTCGTCGAAGGCGGCTCTGGACGCGTCGCCTCGGGCAGGCTCGAGGAGACGCGCTTCAAGAGCGCGCTCCTCGGCAACGAACGCTCCGTGTGGACCTACACGTCGGCGGCCGGACAAGGCGACTGGTTGCTGGTCATGACGGACGGCGAGGACTGGGCGCGCCGCGCCCTGATCGACGCCGTGCTCGACGCGCCGATCGCCGCCGGCCTCTTGCCGCCCATGACCGCCGTCCTGATCGACTCCGTCGACGTGCCGACGCGCCTAAGGGAACTCGCCTGCTCGCCGGCGTTCGTTGACGCCCTGGACGAAGAGCTGCTCCCACGGCTGGCCGCTGAGGGTCTGGCCTTCGCGCCGGAGCGCACGATCATCGCCGGGGCCAGCCTGGGCGGGCTCACGGCCGCCTACGCCGCGCTGCGCGCGCCACACCGGTTCGGCAACGCCTACAGCCAGTCGGGTTCGCTCTGGTGGCCGACGACGCGGGCGCTCGGCGAAGAGCCCGCTTGGCTCAACCGCTGCTTCGCCTGGGCCGAGCGCCTGCCCGTGAAGTTCCGGCTCGAGGTCGGCCTGCACGAGCGCGGGATGTTGCAGCACACCCGCCACCTGCGCGACGTGCTGCTAGCCAAGGGTTACGACCTCGGCTACCTGGAGTTCAACGGCGGTCACGACAGGCTCTGGTGGGTCGCCTCGTTGGCCGAGGGTTTGGCCAGGCTGATGGGTTACTCCAGTTCGACCTCGTAG
- the fepB gene encoding Fe2+-enterobactin ABC transporter substrate-binding protein, whose translation MTTSTGRFTLRSLLFVSALALVALGSAQGASWPRAFTNADGTTTVIPSQPQRILSTSVSVTGSLLAIDAPVVASGSAGNGTYFAQWAKVAEERGVVNVWPAGAVDLEAAYAAEPDLIVVSTSGADSTLDQLAELQEIAPTIVVDYGGQTWQELATQLAAAVGSEAHAAEVIADFDAYVAAAKVRIHVPAGTANIISFNGAGTTNPIARAVGAHAQLLSSLGFLIEDPDPAWHTQATLRNDFVWAEFERLTDLTSETTFLLRFGPDGVASFVSEPVLANMPSVKAGQVYGLGVNSFRIDYYSATEIVDGIVAEFGN comes from the coding sequence ATGACGACTTCAACAGGTCGTTTCACCCTTCGCAGCCTCCTCTTCGTCTCGGCGCTGGCGCTCGTGGCTCTCGGCTCCGCCCAGGGCGCGAGCTGGCCCCGCGCCTTCACGAACGCCGACGGCACGACCACCGTCATCCCGAGCCAGCCGCAGCGCATCCTCTCCACGTCCGTCAGCGTCACGGGCAGCCTGCTCGCCATCGACGCGCCCGTCGTCGCCAGCGGCTCCGCCGGTAACGGGACCTACTTCGCGCAGTGGGCCAAGGTGGCCGAGGAGCGTGGGGTGGTGAACGTCTGGCCGGCCGGCGCCGTCGACCTCGAGGCAGCGTACGCCGCGGAGCCCGACCTCATCGTGGTCTCCACGAGCGGCGCCGACTCCACCCTCGACCAGCTCGCCGAGCTGCAGGAGATCGCCCCGACGATCGTCGTCGACTACGGCGGTCAGACCTGGCAGGAGCTCGCCACGCAGCTCGCCGCGGCCGTCGGCAGCGAGGCGCATGCCGCCGAGGTCATCGCGGACTTCGACGCCTACGTGGCCGCCGCCAAGGTCCGGATCCACGTGCCCGCCGGCACCGCCAACATCATCAGCTTCAACGGCGCCGGCACCACCAACCCGATCGCTCGTGCCGTCGGCGCGCATGCGCAGCTGCTGAGCAGCCTCGGCTTCCTCATCGAGGACCCCGACCCGGCATGGCACACCCAGGCCACCCTCCGTAACGACTTCGTGTGGGCCGAGTTCGAGCGCCTGACGGACCTCACCTCGGAGACGACCTTCCTCTTGCGCTTCGGCCCCGACGGTGTCGCGTCGTTCGTGTCCGAGCCCGTCCTCGCCAACATGCCGTCGGTGAAGGCCGGTCAGGTCTACGGTCTCGGCGTGAACTCGTTCCGTATCGATTACTACAGCGCTACCGAGATCGTCGACGGCATCGTCGCCGAGTTCGGCAACTGA
- a CDS encoding iron ABC transporter permease has product MARRPLVVVAGVALLVVLALLSFGVGTKPLAPSTTWDAVFAFDPANSDHLLVRYLRLPRTALAVVVGCCLGVAGAVMQALTRNALADPGILGVNAGAAAAIAAAIAFFGVTNVTGYMWFGLLGAALAGAAVYFLGGMRRGSSPVRLVLAGAALSIVLLALTQVVIVNSEETVFDQFRHWTVGSLQGRGTGVVLPVSLLALVGVGTAFGLAKALNAVVLGEEIGRSLGADPVRVWSLAALVVILTSGAATAAAGPVGFVGLTAPHLARFVAGPDHRWVLPVSMLFSAILVLGADVLGRVVAPPGEVGIGIMVALIGGPFFVYLVRSRKLVQL; this is encoded by the coding sequence GTGGCGCGCCGCCCGCTCGTGGTGGTCGCCGGCGTGGCACTCCTGGTGGTGCTCGCCCTGCTCAGCTTCGGGGTGGGAACCAAGCCGCTCGCGCCGAGCACCACCTGGGACGCCGTCTTCGCCTTCGACCCCGCCAACTCCGACCACCTGCTCGTCAGGTACCTGCGCCTGCCGCGGACGGCCCTGGCCGTGGTGGTCGGCTGCTGCCTCGGGGTGGCGGGGGCGGTCATGCAGGCGCTCACGCGCAACGCCCTTGCCGACCCCGGCATCCTCGGCGTCAACGCCGGCGCGGCCGCGGCGATAGCCGCGGCCATCGCGTTCTTCGGGGTCACGAACGTGACGGGCTACATGTGGTTCGGGCTCCTCGGCGCCGCGCTGGCCGGGGCGGCCGTCTACTTCCTCGGCGGCATGCGGCGCGGGTCGAGCCCCGTGAGGTTGGTGCTGGCGGGCGCGGCGCTCTCCATCGTCCTCCTCGCCCTCACCCAGGTCGTCATCGTCAACAGCGAGGAGACGGTGTTCGACCAGTTCAGGCACTGGACGGTCGGCTCGCTCCAAGGGCGCGGGACCGGCGTCGTACTCCCAGTGAGCCTCCTGGCGCTCGTGGGCGTTGGAACGGCGTTCGGCCTGGCCAAGGCGCTCAACGCCGTGGTCCTCGGCGAGGAGATAGGGAGGTCGCTCGGCGCCGACCCCGTCAGGGTCTGGAGCCTGGCCGCCCTCGTCGTGATCCTGACGAGCGGGGCGGCCACCGCCGCCGCCGGGCCGGTCGGTTTCGTCGGCCTCACCGCTCCGCACCTCGCGCGCTTCGTCGCGGGCCCCGATCATAGATGGGTGCTACCCGTCTCCATGCTCTTCTCCGCGATCCTCGTGCTCGGCGCCGACGTGCTGGGTCGCGTCGTGGCGCCGCCCGGCGAGGTCGGTATCGGGATCATGGTCGCCCTCATCGGTGGCCCGTTCTTCGTGTACCTGGTCCGCAGCCGCAAGCTGGTGCAACTGTGA
- a CDS encoding iron chelate uptake ABC transporter family permease subunit: MSAPAAHPNATPTAAKHAARGWVVWRWRDLSLAWRPRQAAVVIALLATTALVAAVAMTVGTFHVALADVFAILAGRGEGGVGERIVMNIRLPRVLAGIFAGAALGASGAVFQSVSRNALGSPDVIGFTTGAATGAISQIVLFGGGPNQVAAAAVIGGVLTAAVVYLLALKGGMVGGYRLLLTGIGVGAVLGALNGLLLVRGALDDAVNANLWLAGSLNARKWTHVYPVMLGTLALVPLLALGAKRLSLMEMGDDLARQLGVAVERTRLLSVFGAVLLAALATAATGPIAFVALAAPQLVVRLGGRSDLPVIGAAAMGACLLVAADLLTQLAPLGANLPIGRMTGVIGGVYLIWLLTRGRNL; the protein is encoded by the coding sequence GTGAGCGCGCCGGCCGCGCACCCGAACGCCACGCCGACCGCAGCCAAGCATGCCGCTCGCGGTTGGGTCGTGTGGCGCTGGCGCGACCTCTCGCTCGCCTGGCGGCCCAGGCAGGCCGCGGTCGTGATCGCGCTGCTGGCCACGACCGCGCTCGTCGCCGCCGTCGCCATGACCGTAGGGACCTTCCACGTGGCGTTGGCCGACGTCTTCGCGATCCTCGCCGGCAGGGGAGAGGGCGGCGTCGGGGAGCGGATCGTCATGAACATCCGGCTGCCGCGCGTCCTCGCCGGCATCTTCGCCGGAGCCGCGCTCGGGGCGTCCGGAGCCGTGTTCCAGTCCGTGTCGCGCAACGCCCTCGGGTCGCCAGACGTCATAGGCTTCACGACCGGCGCCGCCACGGGCGCCATCTCCCAGATCGTCCTCTTCGGCGGCGGCCCCAACCAGGTGGCCGCCGCGGCCGTGATCGGCGGGGTGCTCACGGCGGCGGTCGTCTACCTCCTGGCGCTCAAGGGCGGCATGGTGGGCGGCTACCGCCTCCTGCTGACCGGCATCGGCGTCGGCGCCGTCCTCGGCGCCCTCAACGGGCTGCTGCTCGTCAGGGGCGCGCTCGACGACGCCGTCAACGCCAACCTCTGGCTCGCCGGCTCGCTCAACGCGCGCAAGTGGACCCACGTGTACCCCGTCATGCTCGGCACGCTCGCGCTCGTGCCGCTGCTCGCCCTCGGGGCCAAGCGCCTCTCGCTCATGGAGATGGGCGACGACCTCGCCAGGCAGCTGGGCGTCGCGGTCGAGCGCACGAGGCTGCTCAGCGTGTTCGGCGCGGTCCTGCTGGCCGCCTTGGCTACGGCCGCCACCGGCCCCATCGCCTTCGTCGCGCTGGCCGCGCCGCAACTGGTCGTACGCCTCGGCGGCCGCTCCGACCTGCCGGTGATCGGCGCCGCGGCCATGGGCGCCTGCCTGCTGGTGGCGGCCGACCTCCTCACCCAACTCGCCCCCTTGGGCGCCAACCTCCCGATCGGGCGCATGACGGGCGTCATCGGGGGCGTGTACCTGATCTGGCTGCTCACCCGCGGTCGGAACCTATGA
- a CDS encoding ABC transporter ATP-binding protein: MSELLAAREVTLAYDGATVARDVSVAVPAGRVTVIIGPNACGKTTLLRALARLLAPKSGNVVLDGKDIRRYGTKEVARRLGLLPQAMTAPFGITVADLVARGRFPHQELFRQWSPADEEAVQAAMRLTRVTALAEREVDELSGGQRQRVWLAMVLAQATPLMLLDEPTTYLDIAHQLDVLELCRKLNREEGRTLVMVLHDLNQAARYADHLVVMKDGAVVAEGAPADVLTVELLARTFALEARIATDPVSSTPMVIPVASLERHD, from the coding sequence ATGAGCGAGCTGCTGGCCGCCCGAGAGGTGACGCTCGCCTACGACGGCGCGACGGTCGCCCGCGACGTGAGCGTCGCCGTTCCGGCCGGGCGCGTCACCGTCATCATCGGTCCGAACGCGTGCGGCAAGACCACGTTGCTGAGGGCGCTGGCGCGCCTGCTCGCACCGAAGAGCGGCAACGTCGTGCTGGACGGGAAGGACATCCGCAGGTACGGCACGAAGGAGGTCGCCAGGCGCCTCGGGCTGCTGCCGCAGGCGATGACGGCGCCCTTCGGCATCACTGTGGCCGACCTCGTCGCCAGGGGGCGCTTCCCGCACCAGGAGCTGTTCAGGCAGTGGTCGCCCGCGGACGAGGAGGCCGTGCAGGCGGCCATGCGCCTCACGCGCGTCACGGCGCTGGCGGAGCGCGAGGTCGACGAGCTCTCCGGCGGCCAGCGCCAGCGCGTGTGGCTGGCCATGGTGCTGGCGCAGGCGACGCCCCTCATGCTCCTCGACGAGCCGACCACCTACCTGGACATCGCGCATCAGCTCGACGTGCTCGAGCTCTGCCGCAAGCTCAACCGCGAGGAGGGGCGCACGCTCGTGATGGTGCTCCACGACCTCAACCAGGCCGCGCGCTACGCGGACCACCTCGTCGTCATGAAGGACGGCGCCGTCGTGGCCGAAGGCGCCCCGGCCGACGTGCTGACGGTCGAGCTGCTCGCGCGCACTTTCGCCCTCGAGGCGCGCATCGCGACCGACCCGGTGTCCTCCACGCCCATGGTGATCCCGGTCGCCAGCCTCGAGCGACACGACTGA
- a CDS encoding putative N-acetylmannosamine-6-phosphate 2-epimerase: protein MSALPVSPTARPRTRAVIAALRGGLVISCQAPEGSPLRHPSHMAAMARAAELAGAVGIRADGPAFVAAIRANVSVPIIGIDKRPDIDPVAYITPGLASVEALVAAGADLVAVDATLRPRTGTGAPSAAELIRQIRATFLDLPIMADVSCVAEGVAAAEAGADLVATTLSGYTNGEPPPNGPDLALVAALAAAQDRPVVAEGRYGTPEQVKAAFAAGAHAVVVGTAITDTLALAKRFVAGIG, encoded by the coding sequence GTGAGCGCCCTGCCGGTCTCGCCGACCGCCCGTCCGCGTACGCGCGCCGTGATCGCGGCGCTGCGCGGCGGCCTCGTCATCTCGTGCCAGGCGCCGGAGGGTTCGCCGCTGCGCCACCCGAGCCACATGGCGGCCATGGCGAGGGCGGCGGAGCTGGCCGGCGCCGTCGGCATCCGGGCGGACGGCCCGGCGTTCGTGGCCGCGATCAGGGCGAACGTCTCGGTCCCGATCATCGGCATCGACAAGCGCCCGGACATAGACCCCGTCGCCTACATCACGCCCGGCCTCGCCTCCGTCGAGGCGCTGGTGGCCGCCGGCGCCGACCTGGTCGCGGTGGACGCGACGCTGCGGCCACGCACGGGGACGGGGGCGCCGAGCGCCGCCGAGCTCATCCGACAGATCCGCGCCACCTTCCTCGACCTGCCGATCATGGCCGATGTCTCCTGCGTCGCGGAAGGCGTGGCCGCCGCGGAGGCGGGGGCCGACCTCGTCGCGACCACCCTCTCGGGTTACACGAACGGCGAGCCGCCGCCGAACGGACCGGACCTGGCGCTTGTCGCCGCCCTGGCCGCGGCGCAGGACCGGCCGGTCGTCGCCGAGGGGCGGTACGGCACACCGGAGCAGGTCAAGGCGGCCTTCGCGGCCGGGGCGCATGCGGTGGTGGTCGGCACGGCCATCACCGACACGCTGGCGCTCGCCAAGCGGTTCGTCGCCGGCATCGGGTAA